One Fusarium falciforme chromosome 1, complete sequence genomic window carries:
- a CDS encoding Urease, whose protein sequence is MHLVPKEGCSRELQIDKLVISQLGVLAQRRLARGVKLNHSEAAALIANNLHELIRDGNHTVADLMALGATMLGRRHVLPSVCSTLHEIQVEGTFPSGTYLVTVHNPISSDDGDLRKALYGSFLPVPDNDAFPMAASEEYAHEKQPGAVVTVKSRVTLNEGRNRIRLQVTSRGDRPIQVGSHYHFIEVNPQLEFDRIRAYGYRLDIPAGTSVRFEPGDTKTVTLVEIGGNRVIRGGNNLASGAVDLSRADEILARLQEAGFAHAPEPAGDMAYIDAFDMDRAAYATMFGPTTGDLVRLGSTDLWVSIERDETVYGDECKFGGGKTLREGMGQATGRPDAETLDLVVTNALIVDWTGIYKADIGVKEGMIVGIGKAGNPDVMDGVTPGMVVGSCTDVIAGEGKIVTAGAIDTHIHFICPQQVPEALASGVTTMLGGGTGPSAGTNATTCTPGAHYMRQMLQACDSLPINIGITGKGNDSAPEALREQVTAGACGLKLHEDWGCTPAAIDACLTVCDELDVQCLIHTDTLNESGFVESTIASFKGRTIHTYHTEGAGGGHAPDIISVVEHENVLPSSTNPTRPFTRNTLDEHLDMLMVCHHLSKNIPEDVAFAESRIRAETIAAEDVLHDLGAISMMSSDSQAMGRCGEVVLRTWNTAHKNKIQRGRLPEDEGTGSDNARVKRYVSKYTINPAVAQGFSHLVGSIEVGKFADLVVWDPAWFGTKPSNVIKGGHIAYAQMGDPNASIPTVQPIIARPMFAPLCPSTSILFVSSASITSGAISSYNLRSRVEAVRGCRTVGKRDMRHNDLMPKMRVDPESYTVEADGEVCVAAPAETLPLTQQFYVY, encoded by the exons ATGCATCTGGTTCCCAAAGAG GGTTGTTCTCGGGAACTACAGATCGATAAGCTCGTCATCTCTCAGCTGGGAGTGCTTGCTCAGAGGCGACTGGCAAGGGGAGTCAAGCTGAACCATTCGGAAGCTGCG GCTCTCATTGCCAACAACCTACATGAACTCATCCGCGATGGAAATCACACCGTCGCGGACCTTATGGCTCTTGGAGCCACCATGCTGGGTCGACGTCATGTCCTCCCCTCTGTGTGCAGTACCCTTCATGAGATTCAAGTTGAGGGTACCTTTCCATCCGGCACATATCTCGTGACCGTCCACAACCCCATCAGCTCCGATGATGGTGACCTCCGCAAGGCGCTGTATGGAAGTTTCCTCCCAGTCCCGGACAACGATGCGTTCCCCATGGCGGCCTCTGAAGAGTACGCGCACGAGAAGCAGCCCGGTGCCGTAGTAACTGTCAAGTCACGGGTCACTCTCAACGAGGGCCGCAATAGGATCCGTCTTCAGGTGACGAGCAGGGGAGACCGACCTATCCAGGTGGGATCTCACTACCACTTTATAGAGGTCAACCCGCAGCTCGAGTTTGACCGTATTCGTGCGTATGGTTATCGGCTCGATATTCCTGCCGGCACTTCTGTCCGCTTTGAGCCTGGCGATACAAAGACTGTTACGCTTGTCGAGATTGGCGGCAACCGTGTTATACGTGGGGGTAACAACCTCGCATCAGGAGCTGTTGACCTTTCTCGTGCTGATGAGATCCTTGCACGGTTGCAAGAAGCTGGTTTTGCTCACGCTCCTGAGCCAGCGGGTGACATGGCTTATATCGACGCCTTTGATATGGACCGCGCCGCGTATGCAACCATGTTTGGTCCCACCACCGGTGATCTCGTGCGGCTAGGCAGCACAGATCTATGGGTAAGCATTGAGCGTGACGAGACGGTCTATGGCGACGAGTGCAAGTTTGGTGGTGGAAAGACGCTGCGTGAGGGAATGGGCCAGGCAACGGGCCGACCAGATGCTGAAACACTGGACCTAGTTGTGACTAACGCGCTCATCGTGGACTGGACCGGCATCTACAAGGCAGACATTGGAGTCAAGGAGGGCATGATCGTGGGCATCGGCAAGGCGGGCAACCCAGACGTGATGGACGGCGTGACGCCCGGCATGGTGGTTGGAAGCTGTACAGATGTCATCGCAGGAGAGGGCAAGATTGTCACCGCCGGAGCCATCGATACTCACATCCACTTTATCTGTCCACAGCAGGTACCCGAGGCCCTCGCATCCGGTGTCACCACTATGTTGGGCGGTGGTACTGGTCCAAG CGCGGGAACAAATGCAACCACTTGTACCCCTGGAGCCCACTACATGCGCCAGATGCTCCAGGCTTGTGATTCCCTTCCCATCAACATTGGAATCACAGGCAAGGGCAACGACAGTGCCCCTGAGGCCCTCCGCGAGCAGGTCACGGCAGGCGCTTGCGGTCTCAAGCTTCACGAGGACTGGGGTTGTACTCCCGCTGCTATCGACGCGTGCCTTACTGTCTGTGATGAGCTGGATGTCCAGTGTCTCATCCACACTGATACACTCAACGAGTCAGGCTTCGTCGAGTCTACCATCGCCTCTTTCAAGGGTCGGACGATTCACACGTACCACACTGAGGGTGCTGGAGGCGGCCACGCCCCAGACATCATCTCGGTCGTTGAGCACGAGAACGTGTTGCCGTCGTCGACGAACCCAACACGGCCGTTCACGCGTAACACGCTTGACGAGCACCTCGACATGCTCATGGTGTGCCACCATCTATCCAAGAACATCCCCGAGGACGTTGCCTTTGCCGAGAGCCGAATTCGCGCAGAGACCATCGCCGCCGAGGACGTGCTCCACGACCTGGGCGCCATTAGCATGATGAGCTCCGACTCGCAGGCCATGGGCCGCTGCGGCGAGGTGGTGCTCCGGACCTGGAACACGGCGCacaagaacaagatccaGAGGGGTCGGCTGCCCGAGGATGAGGGCACGGGGTCTGACAACGCTCGTGTTAAGCGCTACGTGAGCAAGTATACTATCAACCCGGCCGTTGCTCAAGGCTTTAGTCACCTGGTGGGAAGCATCGAGGTGGGCAAGTTTGCCGACTTGGTCGTCTGGGATCCGGCCTGGTTTGGAACCAAGCCTAGCAATGTCATTAAGGGAGGACATATCGCATATGCTCAAATG GGCGACCCTAATGCCTCTATTCCTACAGTCCAACCCATCATCGCCCGTCCCATGTTCGCTCCCCTCTGTCCCTCCACCAGCATTCTCTTCGTCTCTTCCGCCTCCATCACATCGGGCGCTATATCCTCGTACAACCTACGCAGCCGTGTCGAAGCGGTTCGCGGGTGTCGTACCGTTGGCAAGCGCGACATGCG